A window from Puniceicoccaceae bacterium encodes these proteins:
- a CDS encoding sigma-70 family RNA polymerase sigma factor: protein MSEVPENRDVELHRELLVRIGKGEESALSQLYDLLAAPLASLAYRILGNREEVQEVLQDVFVAIWNHAGNYDPKLSRPFSWMIVITRRLCWNRLRSRGRHQRKLKALEESGRGPVIPLSEKVPSEQVEGTELSESVQHRLKSLPEAQERVLHMALFDGFTHEEIAGILDLPLGTVKTWIRRGLMKVKEQLEVES from the coding sequence GTGAGTGAGGTTCCGGAAAATCGGGATGTTGAGCTTCATCGGGAGCTGCTCGTTCGCATCGGAAAAGGTGAGGAGAGTGCCCTTTCCCAGCTCTACGACTTGTTGGCAGCTCCACTGGCTTCGCTCGCGTATCGCATTCTGGGAAATCGGGAAGAAGTGCAGGAGGTGCTGCAGGATGTGTTTGTGGCGATCTGGAACCATGCGGGCAACTACGATCCGAAACTGTCACGTCCATTCAGCTGGATGATTGTGATCACACGAAGACTGTGTTGGAACCGCTTGCGCTCCAGGGGACGTCACCAGCGCAAGCTGAAGGCACTCGAGGAATCCGGAAGAGGGCCGGTGATTCCGCTTTCCGAGAAGGTGCCGAGTGAACAGGTGGAAGGAACTGAATTGAGTGAATCCGTTCAGCATCGCCTGAAATCCCTGCCCGAGGCACAGGAGCGGGTGCTACACATGGCATTGTTTGACGGATTCACACATGAAGAGATTGCTGGAATTCTGGATTTACCGCTCGGCACGGTAAAAACGTGGATTCGGAGAGGATTGATGAAAGTGAAGGAACAATTGGAGGTTGAGTCATGA